In a single window of the Dryobates pubescens isolate bDryPub1 chromosome Z, bDryPub1.pri, whole genome shotgun sequence genome:
- the MACIR gene encoding macrophage immunometabolism regulator has protein sequence MFKMEVDINRESRATVSTLPVPLAEVNPAGRMEAEKPRCSSTPCSPMRRTVAGYQILHMDSNYLVGFTTGEELLKLAQKHTGSEENKGESGTNLCSKQLDSGLPRSSRLYKTRSRYYQPYEIPAVNGRRRRRMPSSGDKCTKALPYEPYKALHGPLPLCLLKGKRAHSKSLDYLNLDKMSIKEPADTEVLQYQLQHLTLRGDRIFARNNT, from the coding sequence ATGTTTAAAATGGAAGTTGACATAAATAGAGAGTCCCGAGCTACTGTAtccaccctccctgtgcctctTGCAGAGGTGAATCCTGCAGGCAGGATGGAAGCAGAGAAGCCCCGCTGTTCCAGTACACCCTGCTCACCAATGCGGAGGACAGTTGCGGGATATCAAATCCTTCATATGGATTCTAATTACCTGGTTGGCTTCACaactggagaggagctgctaaAATTAGCTCAAAAGCATACAGGAAGTGAAGAGAATAAAGGGGAATCTGGGACAAACCTATGCTCCAAACAGCTTGATTCAGGACTTCCACGTTCCTCCCGTTTGTACAAAACTAGAAGTAGGTACTACCAGCCATATGAGATCCCAGCAGTAaatggaaggaggaggagacgGATGCCCAGCTCAGGGGATAAATGCACTAAGGCTTTACCATATGAACCTTACAAGGCACTTCATGGTCCCTTGCCTCTTTGCCTTTTAAAAGGTAAAAGAGCTCATTCAAAATCCCTGGACTACCTCAATTTAGACAAAATGAGCATTAAGGAACCTGCTGACACGGAAGTGCTTCAGTACCAGCTCCAACACCTTACCCTCAGAGGAGATCGTATATTTGCAAGAAATAACACATGA